In the Chroococcidiopsis sp. SAG 2025 genome, one interval contains:
- a CDS encoding diguanylate cyclase, producing MKLCWGSSTSIRNRFAFGMGAMLLPLILLGCGTFISVEGALSRFEKNENATLEELFPVTELESLIVMASTSADDYLSYGTPDARDRFLRISGEIDKAFVTVLNTSTDTPEKTALLFVAQKAWQQAKTSSEAIFTNSYPARTKFTAQEKKRLDAQLEQATDALDRLQELLTHLQISDNVAQAQNTKLWVKAIVVVVFGLGLGVAAIASLTLARSVLIPLQILAEGVKHLAEEDLSYRIVLANQDELGQLAMMFNQMAEKLEQSQTALRNLATLDGLTGVFNRREFNQKLKTEIERSHRYMHPCSLIMLDIDYFKKLNDTHGHQGGDEALKVVADIIKREIRPVDVVARYGGEEFAVILPETFNDSAAIVAERLRHAVAVEAIAISLELSIHVTVSVGHATFPIDAILEEKLLGAADKALYAAKHSGRNQVVSYSSLQQTVEQVG from the coding sequence ATGAAACTCTGCTGGGGTTCGAGTACCTCCATCCGCAATCGCTTCGCCTTTGGTATGGGAGCTATGCTGCTGCCGTTGATTTTGCTTGGTTGTGGGACTTTTATCTCGGTAGAAGGAGCGCTAAGTCGGTTTGAGAAAAATGAAAACGCAACTTTAGAGGAACTGTTTCCCGTTACCGAGTTAGAATCACTGATTGTCATGGCATCAACTTCTGCTGATGATTATCTCAGCTACGGTACGCCAGATGCTCGCGATCGCTTTCTGCGCATAAGTGGCGAAATAGATAAAGCTTTTGTGACAGTTCTAAATACCTCGACCGATACGCCAGAAAAAACAGCCTTGTTGTTCGTAGCTCAAAAAGCATGGCAACAAGCCAAAACTAGCAGCGAGGCGATTTTTACGAATTCCTATCCAGCTAGAACTAAGTTTACTGCCCAAGAAAAGAAGCGTTTGGACGCACAGCTCGAACAGGCTACAGACGCTCTAGATCGATTGCAAGAACTCCTGACTCATTTGCAAATATCTGATAACGTCGCTCAAGCACAAAACACCAAACTTTGGGTAAAGGCAATCGTTGTGGTTGTGTTTGGCTTGGGATTGGGAGTAGCGGCGATCGCCAGTTTAACTTTAGCTCGTTCTGTATTAATCCCGTTGCAAATTTTAGCAGAGGGAGTCAAACACCTAGCTGAGGAAGATCTTTCTTACCGGATTGTCCTAGCGAATCAAGATGAATTGGGGCAATTGGCAATGATGTTTAATCAAATGGCGGAAAAACTCGAACAGAGTCAGACAGCTTTGAGAAATTTAGCGACTTTGGATGGATTAACCGGAGTTTTTAACCGTCGCGAATTCAATCAAAAACTCAAAACAGAGATCGAGCGATCGCATCGCTACATGCATCCTTGCTCTTTAATTATGTTAGATATCGATTATTTCAAAAAGCTAAACGATACTCACGGACACCAGGGGGGAGACGAAGCACTCAAAGTCGTTGCTGATATCATCAAACGCGAAATTCGCCCGGTGGACGTAGTGGCGCGTTATGGCGGCGAAGAGTTTGCCGTGATTTTACCTGAAACTTTCAATGATAGTGCGGCGATTGTCGCAGAACGATTGCGTCATGCTGTGGCTGTTGAAGCGATCGCTATTTCTCTCGAACTCTCGATTCATGTCACTGTCAGCGTCGGTCATGCAACTTTTCCAATAGATGCAATTTTAGAGGAAAAATTACTCGGTGCTGCTGACAAAGCCTTATATGCTGCTAAACATTCCGGTCGTAACCAAGTCGTGAGTTACAGTAGCTTGCAGCAAACAGTAGAACAAGTAGGATGA
- a CDS encoding NAD(P)/FAD-dependent oxidoreductase: MKTDVIVIGSGIGGLSCAAILAQYGFDVVVCESYSTPGGAAHSFARNGFQFDSGPSLYSGLSYSPSPNPLRQVLDAIGEDLPCVNYDTWGCCLPEGDFDTTVGADQFCDVLARLRGDKAVAEWRELQRVIEPLAKAATAIPPTALRFDLGAVISLGQYLPAMLPHVGSTFKLTGAFSQIMDGVVTDPFVRNWLDLLCFLLSGLPASGTSTAEMAFMFADWYKPGVMLDYPLGGSGALVDALVRGLEKHGGKLMLNAHVEEVLVNNRAQGVRLRGGEELHARQAVVSNASIWDTLKLLPQNAIPKSLQARQATPECDSFMHLHLGIDATNIRADLACHYIVVNNWERGVTAPQNVVLVSIPSVLDPSLAPPGKHVIHAYTPGSEPYSLWQGMDRQGEEYARQKQARAEVMWQALRRIIPDIDNRCEVTLVGTPLTHARYLRRHRGSYGPAIPAGKGLFPGATTPIPGLLCCGDSTFPGIGLPAVAASGAIAANTLAPLSQHLQLLREIQ, translated from the coding sequence GTGAAAACAGATGTCATTGTCATCGGTAGCGGTATTGGTGGTTTGAGCTGTGCGGCAATTTTGGCACAGTATGGATTTGATGTTGTTGTCTGCGAAAGCTACTCAACACCTGGGGGTGCGGCGCATAGTTTTGCACGCAACGGTTTTCAATTTGATTCTGGACCTTCCCTCTACTCCGGTTTATCTTACAGCCCTTCACCCAATCCACTGCGACAAGTTTTAGATGCAATTGGCGAAGATTTACCTTGTGTCAATTACGATACCTGGGGTTGCTGTTTGCCTGAAGGTGACTTCGATACAACTGTAGGTGCAGACCAATTTTGTGATGTGTTGGCAAGATTGCGAGGAGATAAAGCTGTAGCCGAGTGGCGCGAACTTCAACGAGTCATAGAACCTTTAGCTAAGGCTGCTACGGCAATTCCTCCTACTGCTTTGCGCTTCGACTTGGGTGCAGTCATTTCTTTAGGGCAATATCTGCCTGCGATGCTACCTCATGTTGGTAGTACTTTTAAACTGACGGGTGCATTCAGTCAGATTATGGATGGTGTCGTCACCGATCCGTTTGTGCGTAACTGGTTGGATCTGTTATGTTTTCTCCTCTCTGGGCTACCTGCAAGCGGCACGAGTACGGCAGAAATGGCATTTATGTTTGCCGACTGGTACAAACCTGGAGTGATGTTAGATTACCCTTTAGGTGGTAGTGGGGCGTTAGTTGATGCCTTAGTACGGGGATTAGAAAAACATGGGGGTAAATTGATGCTAAATGCCCATGTCGAGGAAGTTTTAGTCAACAACCGCGCTCAAGGTGTTCGATTGCGCGGTGGTGAAGAATTACACGCAAGACAAGCCGTCGTCTCGAATGCTTCTATCTGGGACACGCTGAAATTACTTCCCCAGAATGCCATCCCCAAATCTTTGCAAGCAAGACAGGCAACTCCAGAGTGTGACAGTTTCATGCACCTACATTTGGGAATTGATGCCACAAATATTCGGGCAGATTTGGCATGTCACTATATTGTGGTAAACAATTGGGAACGGGGAGTCACAGCACCGCAAAATGTCGTATTGGTATCGATTCCATCAGTCTTAGATCCGTCCCTAGCACCACCGGGAAAGCACGTCATTCATGCTTACACTCCTGGTAGCGAACCTTATAGTTTATGGCAGGGAATGGATCGCCAAGGTGAAGAGTATGCCCGTCAAAAACAAGCACGGGCAGAAGTCATGTGGCAAGCTTTAAGACGTATTATTCCCGATATCGACAACCGCTGTGAGGTAACTTTGGTAGGTACGCCCCTAACTCACGCCCGTTACTTACGTCGTCACCGAGGTTCTTACGGTCCCGCCATTCCAGCGGGGAAAGGTTTGTTTCCTGGTGCAACTACACCGATTCCAGGGTTGTTGTGTTGCGGTGATTCTACCTTTCCCGGGATTGGATTACCAGCCGTCGCCGCCAGTGGTGCGATCGCAGCAAATACCCTTGCCCCATTATCCCAGCATTTGCAGTTATTGCGGGAAATTCAGTAG
- a CDS encoding DUF6887 family protein, which produces MTIPNFQAMTRKELLAYMLEHRDDDEAFRVFMDKVHAEPPTEVYPAPQSIDDLKHFPQLLEKHRQQQKDNSDK; this is translated from the coding sequence ATGACAATACCTAATTTTCAAGCTATGACTCGCAAAGAGTTATTAGCATATATGCTCGAACACCGAGATGACGATGAAGCATTTCGCGTTTTTATGGATAAAGTTCATGCTGAACCCCCTACAGAAGTATATCCCGCACCACAATCAATTGACGATTTGAAACATTTTCCTCAATTGCTAGAAAAACACCGTCAACAGCAAAAAGATAATTCCGATAAGTAA
- a CDS encoding DUF6888 family protein — MPTTAQLFTCFVLSYWATKMYLPIYIIRVDERTGEVFFLAGEKTAVLIFSNGLWRFI; from the coding sequence ATTCCTACAACAGCGCAATTGTTTACTTGTTTCGTCCTCAGCTATTGGGCGACAAAAATGTACTTGCCTATATACATAATCCGTGTAGACGAACGCACGGGAGAAGTGTTCTTTTTGGCAGGAGAAAAAACAGCAGTTTTAATCTTTAGTAATGGACTTTGGAGATTTATATGA
- a CDS encoding S-(hydroxymethyl)glutathione dehydrogenase/class III alcohol dehydrogenase codes for MDVRAAVAYEPGKPLQLETVHLEGPKAGEVLVEIKATGVCHTDAYTLSGKDPEGLFPAILGHEGAGVVVEVGEGVKSVKAGDRVIPLYTPECRQCEYCLSRKTNLCQAIRVTQGKGLMPDGTSRFSLNSTKLHHYMGTSTFANYTVLPEIAVAKIREDAPFDKVCYIGCGVTTGIGAVVYTAKVEPGSKVVVFGLGGIGLNVIQGARMVGAEMIVGVDINPSKRAIAEKFGMTHFVNPKEVEGDLVPYLVELTKGGADYSFECIGNVNVMRQALECCHKGWGESIIIGVAAAGEEIRTRPFQLVTGRVWKGSAFGGARGRTDVPKIVDWYMEGKINIDDLITHTMPIEKINDAFDLMHKGESIRTVLTF; via the coding sequence ATGGATGTCAGAGCAGCTGTTGCCTACGAACCTGGAAAACCATTGCAGTTGGAAACAGTACACCTAGAAGGACCAAAAGCAGGGGAAGTTTTAGTAGAAATCAAAGCGACTGGGGTTTGCCATACCGATGCCTATACCCTTTCTGGTAAAGATCCAGAGGGCTTATTTCCGGCAATTTTAGGGCATGAAGGGGCTGGGGTTGTCGTGGAAGTAGGGGAGGGAGTCAAGAGCGTTAAAGCGGGCGATCGCGTCATTCCTCTTTACACTCCCGAATGCCGTCAGTGCGAATATTGTCTCAGTCGTAAAACAAATCTCTGTCAAGCCATTCGCGTGACTCAAGGCAAAGGGTTGATGCCCGATGGAACAAGTCGGTTTTCCTTAAATAGCACGAAGCTCCACCACTACATGGGAACATCGACTTTTGCTAACTATACAGTACTACCAGAAATTGCTGTTGCCAAGATCCGTGAAGATGCACCTTTTGACAAAGTTTGTTACATCGGTTGTGGTGTAACTACGGGGATTGGTGCAGTTGTTTATACAGCAAAAGTCGAACCAGGCTCAAAGGTTGTCGTTTTTGGTTTGGGTGGGATCGGTTTAAACGTCATCCAAGGAGCGCGCATGGTAGGCGCAGAGATGATTGTTGGTGTAGATATTAATCCTAGTAAACGGGCGATCGCCGAAAAGTTCGGTATGACGCATTTTGTCAATCCAAAAGAAGTGGAAGGTGATTTAGTTCCTTATTTAGTAGAGTTGACTAAAGGCGGCGCTGATTATAGTTTTGAATGTATTGGCAACGTCAATGTGATGCGTCAAGCATTAGAATGCTGCCATAAAGGTTGGGGTGAAAGTATTATTATTGGCGTTGCTGCTGCGGGTGAAGAAATTCGCACTCGTCCGTTTCAATTAGTCACAGGGAGAGTTTGGAAAGGTTCGGCTTTTGGTGGTGCGAGAGGACGCACAGACGTACCTAAAATTGTTGATTGGTACATGGAAGGCAAAATTAATATTGACGATTTAATTACTCACACAATGCCAATAGAAAAAATTAACGATGCCTTCGATTTGATGCACAAAGGGGAATCAATTCGTACCGTATTGACGTTTTAG
- the fmdA gene encoding formamidase, whose translation MPKTLFKVDLTKPMDQQELPGHNRWHPDIPAVVSVNPGDVFRIECKDWTDGQIKNNDNPDDIRDVDLTVVHVLSGPIWVNGAQPGDILVVDLLDIGALQGDEWGFTGIFAKDNGGGFLTDHYPNHAKAIWDLEGIYTSSRHIPGVRFAGITHPGLIGCAPSHDLLATWNKREAELVSTAPDLRTYGAGLAANMPVYAALPNPKNAILGQVAPGDFDHIAAEGARTVPPREHGGNCDIKNLSKGTRIYFPVYVEGAKLSMGDIHFSQGDGEISFCGAIEMSGYIDLHVDIIKGGVEKYGMVNPIFKPGPVEPRYSEYLVFEGISVDEYTGKQYFMDVHIAYRRACLNAIEYLKKFGFTGEQAYLLLSCAPVEGRVSGIVDIPNACCTLAIPTEIFDKNILPV comes from the coding sequence ATGCCGAAAACGCTTTTCAAAGTCGATCTAACTAAGCCAATGGATCAGCAGGAACTCCCTGGACACAACCGCTGGCATCCTGATATTCCTGCCGTGGTTTCGGTGAACCCAGGTGATGTCTTCCGCATTGAATGCAAAGATTGGACGGACGGACAGATTAAAAATAACGATAATCCTGACGATATCCGCGATGTCGATTTAACGGTCGTCCACGTATTGAGCGGTCCCATCTGGGTCAACGGCGCTCAACCAGGAGACATCTTGGTTGTCGATTTGCTCGATATTGGCGCTTTGCAGGGCGATGAGTGGGGCTTTACGGGCATTTTTGCCAAAGACAACGGTGGTGGTTTTCTGACCGACCATTACCCCAATCATGCTAAGGCAATTTGGGATCTGGAGGGCATTTATACCAGTTCTCGCCACATCCCAGGCGTGCGCTTTGCTGGTATTACTCACCCTGGTTTGATTGGTTGCGCTCCCTCGCACGACTTACTCGCAACATGGAATAAGCGGGAAGCGGAGTTAGTTTCAACAGCTCCTGATTTACGGACTTATGGAGCAGGATTAGCGGCGAATATGCCAGTTTACGCGGCTCTACCGAACCCCAAAAATGCCATTTTAGGACAGGTAGCACCAGGGGACTTCGATCACATTGCGGCTGAAGGTGCGCGTACTGTTCCCCCTCGCGAACACGGTGGTAACTGCGATATCAAGAATCTTTCCAAAGGAACGCGGATTTATTTCCCCGTTTACGTGGAAGGTGCAAAGCTATCGATGGGAGATATTCATTTTTCGCAAGGGGACGGGGAAATCTCGTTTTGTGGGGCAATTGAGATGTCTGGTTATATCGATCTTCACGTAGACATCATCAAGGGTGGTGTAGAAAAATACGGCATGGTCAACCCGATTTTCAAGCCAGGTCCCGTAGAGCCTCGTTATTCAGAATATCTCGTATTTGAAGGGATTTCCGTAGACGAATATACGGGCAAACAATACTTCATGGACGTGCATATTGCCTACCGTCGTGCTTGTTTGAATGCGATCGAATATCTGAAGAAATTCGGTTTTACAGGCGAACAAGCCTATTTATTGCTCAGTTGTGCGCCAGTAGAAGGACGAGTTAGTGGTATCGTCGATATTCCCAATGCTTGTTGTACGCTAGCAATTCCAACGGAGATTTTCGACAAGAATATTTTGCCAGTTTAA
- a CDS encoding zinc ribbon domain-containing protein, with protein sequence MPLYEFRCDDCGVFDEWRSLAECNNPANCPTCEEPAKKVFAPPMLLSDSIRLKQESEPKLVKRDRELEQPRLRTHPNGRPWMINH encoded by the coding sequence ATGCCTTTATACGAATTTCGTTGCGATGATTGTGGTGTATTTGATGAATGGCGATCGCTGGCAGAATGTAATAACCCTGCTAATTGCCCAACATGTGAAGAACCTGCTAAAAAAGTTTTTGCCCCACCAATGTTGTTGTCTGATTCTATCCGCCTGAAACAGGAATCAGAACCAAAGTTAGTCAAACGCGATCGCGAACTCGAACAACCCCGTTTGAGAACTCATCCTAATGGTCGTCCTTGGATGATTAACCATTAA
- a CDS encoding cytochrome b/b6 domain-containing protein: MLQSSPYQPVLLRILHGIAALLVLSALISGFLVYNTYDKRWGSLALPTLGDIQGIHGTIALTFLLFLPLFVLYSFHLGYRRLLQEQSFSQLQQFGKPVWWILLHRLANTLMLLAVTFAVVTGRMMKEEWLPAGEIHRQWYLAHLVAWICVFASLALHLLIGIKVGGVPLLVSMFHWKIRDEDTPRLWLQGIKIKQSSSILKLIESIAIGGIIMAFILPVFNP; encoded by the coding sequence ATGCTGCAGTCTAGCCCATATCAACCCGTTCTATTGCGCATATTGCATGGTATTGCTGCATTACTAGTCCTTTCAGCCTTAATTTCAGGTTTTTTGGTTTACAACACCTATGACAAACGTTGGGGTAGTCTTGCATTACCCACACTGGGAGATATTCAAGGTATTCATGGCACAATCGCTCTGACATTCCTATTATTTTTACCACTATTTGTCCTATACAGCTTTCATCTTGGCTATCGTCGTCTATTACAAGAGCAGTCTTTTAGTCAATTGCAACAGTTTGGTAAACCAGTTTGGTGGATATTATTACACCGCTTGGCAAATACATTAATGTTGCTTGCAGTAACGTTTGCTGTGGTAACTGGTCGAATGATGAAAGAAGAATGGCTTCCTGCTGGAGAAATTCATCGTCAATGGTATCTAGCTCATCTAGTGGCGTGGATATGCGTGTTTGCTAGTCTTGCATTACATCTACTGATTGGAATCAAAGTTGGCGGAGTTCCACTACTAGTATCGATGTTCCATTGGAAAATACGCGATGAGGATACTCCACGTTTGTGGCTTCAAGGAATTAAAATTAAACAATCTAGTTCAATTTTGAAACTTATTGAAAGTATTGCGATCGGAGGCATCATAATGGCATTCATTCTGCCAGTTTTTAACCCCTAA
- a CDS encoding TenA family transcriptional regulator, giving the protein MSLTCQQLLQKHPQAWQEATIHPFLQECQQGTIQPQQFNTWLVQDYLFVIDFTRFLARILAIAPPHDFDILLAGLSALKDELNWFQAKAAERQVQLNTDKQPTCIEYCDYMQSLSAMPYAVQATALWAIELAYNQGWQLPGAMPPPYTEFADRWGNPDFTTYVGYLEQQANAALSAASEEVQQQATAAFSNVAKLEQDFWQMAYKVDS; this is encoded by the coding sequence ATGAGCTTAACTTGTCAACAACTACTACAAAAGCATCCTCAAGCGTGGCAAGAAGCTACGATACATCCTTTCCTACAAGAATGCCAACAGGGAACAATTCAACCGCAACAGTTTAATACTTGGTTGGTACAAGACTATTTATTTGTGATAGATTTTACCCGTTTTCTCGCGAGAATTTTGGCGATCGCACCCCCGCACGATTTCGATATTCTTTTGGCTGGATTGAGCGCCCTCAAAGACGAACTCAACTGGTTTCAAGCCAAAGCCGCCGAACGCCAAGTGCAACTCAATACTGATAAACAGCCTACCTGCATTGAGTATTGCGACTATATGCAAAGCTTATCTGCAATGCCCTATGCCGTGCAAGCTACCGCACTTTGGGCGATCGAACTAGCCTACAATCAAGGCTGGCAATTACCTGGAGCCATGCCCCCACCCTACACCGAATTTGCCGATCGCTGGGGCAATCCCGATTTTACGACTTACGTAGGCTACCTAGAACAGCAAGCAAACGCAGCTTTGAGTGCAGCCTCAGAGGAGGTGCAGCAACAAGCCACAGCAGCTTTCTCGAATGTTGCTAAATTAGAACAAGATTTCTGGCAAATGGCGTATAAGGTTGACAGTTGA
- a CDS encoding PAS domain S-box protein: MDNAPILNATAILVVDDDKLIRQQMRRVMEQAGYQVVEANDGEQAISAYTQFRPSLVLLDAVMPVMDGFACCRHLRNLPDGERVPILIVTKLNDAESLQLAFDAGATDFITKPINDVVLRQRVRHLLQASRTMAELRASTDAAQASRQQVTNILESISDGFFALDNEWRFTYINQHAQVFLQKTRAELIGKSIWDEFPAAVGSTFDQEYRQVRAQQIAVAFEEFYPPLNTWFAVHAYPAKDGISVYFQNINERKRLEAIARTREQELSDFLENASVGIHWVGADGIVVWANQAELNLLGYTREEYVGQHIAKFHADREAIDDILQRLNAGETLCDYEARLLCKDGSTRDVSISSNVFWKDKQFIHTRCFTRDITDRKRMETQLQQTMQLQQAILNSANYTIISTTTDGTILTFNAAAEKLLGYSASEIVGKTTPVIIHDREEVVSRARELTQELGVTIEPGFEVFVAKARRGEPTEQEWTYIRKDGSRFPVLLSISAMYDADGKITGFLGIGSDITERKQAAAELQRQNLRSQLFAEITLKIRQSLQLESILQTTVNEIQKFLRADRVIIFRLWLDGSGNVVREAVVNGYPAICGQHIYDPCFGEEYIQKYRQGRISTIHDVEQAEIHACHKALLQQFGVRANLVVPIFLKRELWGLLIAHQCSSPRVWSSFETELLRQLSDQIGIALAQAQMLAEETRYAQELARSNAELQQFASVASHDLQEPLRKIQAFGNRLKASCGDLLNEQGLDSLERMQNAAGRMQTLIDDLLMLSRVTTKAQPFVTVDLNRVVKEVLSDLEVRIQQTGGKVEVSPLPKIDADPVQMQQLLQNLLSNALKFHKQDTPPVIQLSSQLFDSQQQLVTDGAIATSCQIVVEDNGIGFEQKYLDRIFNVFQRLHSRSQYEGTGIGLAICRKIVERHQGNITAQSSPGQGAKFSVTLPIKQLVGDNSE, encoded by the coding sequence ATGGATAACGCCCCCATTCTCAATGCTACTGCGATTCTGGTTGTAGACGACGACAAACTCATACGGCAGCAAATGCGCCGCGTGATGGAGCAGGCTGGATATCAGGTAGTAGAAGCGAATGATGGCGAACAGGCAATATCGGCTTACACTCAGTTTCGTCCCAGTCTCGTATTGCTAGATGCTGTCATGCCCGTGATGGATGGGTTTGCCTGCTGTCGGCACTTGCGTAACCTTCCCGATGGCGAGCGCGTGCCAATACTAATTGTGACCAAGCTTAATGATGCAGAATCGCTCCAACTCGCTTTTGATGCGGGTGCAACTGATTTTATTACCAAACCAATTAACGACGTAGTTTTACGGCAGCGAGTACGGCATTTATTACAAGCTAGCCGGACGATGGCAGAATTACGCGCCTCTACGGACGCAGCCCAAGCATCGCGCCAACAAGTTACCAATATTTTAGAAAGTATCAGCGATGGCTTTTTTGCCTTAGATAATGAGTGGCGATTTACCTACATCAATCAACACGCCCAAGTATTTCTACAAAAAACGCGAGCAGAGTTAATTGGTAAAAGTATTTGGGATGAGTTTCCCGCAGCAGTGGGTTCTACTTTTGACCAAGAATATCGCCAAGTCAGAGCGCAACAAATTGCAGTCGCATTTGAAGAATTCTATCCCCCGCTCAATACTTGGTTTGCCGTTCATGCCTATCCTGCTAAAGATGGCATATCAGTCTATTTTCAAAACATTAACGAGCGCAAACGCCTAGAAGCGATCGCCCGTACGCGAGAACAGGAACTGTCTGATTTTCTAGAAAATGCCAGCGTCGGCATACACTGGGTAGGAGCAGATGGAATTGTTGTCTGGGCAAACCAAGCTGAATTAAATCTGCTCGGTTACACTCGCGAAGAGTACGTCGGACAACACATTGCCAAATTTCACGCCGATCGAGAAGCGATCGATGATATTCTGCAACGCCTCAATGCTGGCGAGACATTGTGCGACTACGAGGCACGGTTGCTATGCAAAGATGGTTCTACCCGGGATGTATCGATCAGCTCTAACGTTTTTTGGAAAGACAAGCAATTTATTCACACGCGCTGCTTTACACGCGATATCACCGATCGCAAGCGGATGGAAACTCAACTGCAACAAACTATGCAGTTGCAACAAGCGATTCTCAATAGCGCTAACTATACGATAATTTCTACCACTACTGACGGTACAATCCTCACTTTTAATGCTGCTGCCGAGAAATTATTGGGCTATTCCGCCTCAGAAATTGTCGGTAAAACTACACCCGTAATTATTCACGATCGCGAAGAAGTCGTCAGTCGGGCGCGAGAATTAACCCAAGAGCTGGGAGTTACAATCGAACCTGGATTTGAGGTGTTTGTTGCTAAGGCAAGACGGGGAGAACCAACCGAACAAGAATGGACTTACATTCGTAAAGATGGCAGCCGCTTCCCCGTCTTACTATCAATTAGTGCCATGTACGATGCTGACGGTAAGATTACCGGGTTTTTGGGGATTGGGAGCGACATCACCGAACGCAAACAAGCTGCAGCAGAACTACAACGTCAAAATTTGCGATCGCAATTGTTTGCCGAAATTACCCTGAAAATTCGTCAATCGCTCCAACTAGAATCGATCCTCCAAACTACCGTCAACGAAATTCAAAAGTTTCTCCGAGCAGATCGGGTGATTATTTTTCGCTTATGGTTGGATGGTTCTGGAAATGTCGTGCGGGAAGCCGTAGTCAACGGCTATCCAGCAATTTGCGGACAACATATCTACGATCCTTGCTTTGGAGAGGAATACATTCAGAAATACCGACAAGGGCGCATCAGTACTATTCACGATGTCGAGCAAGCAGAGATACACGCTTGCCACAAAGCACTTCTACAACAATTTGGAGTCCGAGCTAATCTCGTCGTGCCGATTTTCCTCAAGCGAGAACTCTGGGGTTTGCTGATTGCCCATCAATGCAGTAGTCCCCGTGTTTGGAGCAGTTTTGAAACCGAATTATTACGGCAACTGAGCGATCAAATCGGCATTGCTCTCGCCCAAGCTCAAATGCTAGCCGAAGAAACTCGCTACGCGCAAGAACTAGCCCGTTCTAACGCGGAACTGCAACAATTTGCCTCAGTTGCTTCCCACGACTTGCAAGAGCCACTACGCAAAATTCAAGCCTTTGGCAACCGCTTGAAAGCTAGTTGTGGAGATCTTCTCAACGAGCAAGGACTCGATTCCTTGGAGCGAATGCAGAATGCAGCCGGACGGATGCAAACTCTGATTGACGATCTCTTAATGCTGTCCCGCGTCACGACTAAAGCGCAACCTTTTGTAACTGTCGATCTCAATCGAGTCGTAAAAGAAGTATTATCCGATCTAGAGGTGAGGATACAGCAGACTGGGGGTAAGGTGGAAGTTAGTCCCCTACCTAAAATTGATGCCGACCCAGTACAGATGCAGCAGTTATTACAAAATCTCTTGAGCAATGCACTGAAGTTTCACAAACAAGATACGCCTCCAGTGATTCAGCTTTCCAGCCAACTATTTGATTCCCAACAACAACTAGTTACAGATGGGGCGATCGCCACATCATGCCAAATTGTGGTGGAGGATAATGGTATTGGTTTTGAGCAAAAGTATCTCGATCGGATCTTCAATGTCTTTCAACGCCTGCACAGTCGCAGTCAATACGAGGGTACAGGAATCGGACTAGCAATTTGCCGTAAAATTGTCGAACGACATCAGGGCAATATTACAGCTCAAAGTAGTCCAGGGCAAGGAGCTAAATTTAGTGTTACTCTGCCAATTAAACAACTCGTAGGAGATAACTCGGAGTGA
- a CDS encoding response regulator, whose protein sequence is MKGRRTTVTILMADDDEDDCMLAREALAESRLANDLYLVRDGEELMDYLHQRGQYTDLKLAPRPGLILLDLNMPKKDGREALREIKADPQLKHIPVVVLTTSKAEEDIYRSYELGANSYITKPVTFASLVEVMRTIGKYWFEIVELPLRSVGNGHGH, encoded by the coding sequence GTGAAAGGGCGACGCACCACTGTCACAATTCTCATGGCTGACGATGACGAAGACGATTGCATGTTAGCAAGAGAAGCGCTGGCAGAAAGTCGCTTGGCTAACGATCTCTATCTCGTGCGCGATGGCGAGGAATTAATGGATTACCTACATCAGCGCGGTCAATATACTGACCTGAAGCTTGCCCCTCGTCCAGGGTTGATTTTACTCGATCTCAACATGCCCAAGAAAGACGGACGCGAGGCACTACGGGAAATTAAGGCAGATCCGCAGTTAAAACATATACCAGTAGTGGTATTGACAACTTCCAAAGCAGAAGAAGATATTTATCGTAGCTATGAATTAGGCGCTAACTCCTATATCACGAAACCAGTCACTTTTGCCTCCTTGGTAGAGGTTATGAGGACTATCGGCAAATATTGGTTTGAAATTGTAGAACTACCACTGCGATCGGTGGGAAACGGACATGGACACTGA